The Xiphophorus maculatus strain JP 163 A chromosome 21, X_maculatus-5.0-male, whole genome shotgun sequence genome window below encodes:
- the itgb1 gene encoding integrin beta-1 isoform X1: MDLKLIFIAFIGLFYCCNSQKEGNECINKNAKHCGECIQTGAKCGWCTDPDFLKQGETVSSRCDELQSLIKRGCNKTLIENPLGKRKILKNKPVTDRSKAGGNLRPEDITQVQPQKVSLTLRSGEPQSFELKFKRAEDYPIDLYYLMDLSFSMKDDLENVKNLGTSLMYEMSKITSDFKIGFGSFVEKTVMPYISTTPAKLLNPCTGDQNCTSPFSYKNVLPLTDKGSTFNRLVGEQQISGNLDSPEGGFDAIMQVAVCGEQIGWRNVTRLLVFSTDAGFHFAGDGKLGGIVLPNDGKCHLENNVYTMSHYYDYPSIAHLVQKLSDNNIQTIFAVTEEFQPVYQELKNLIPKSAVGTLSANSSNVINLIIDAYNALSSEVILENTKVSNNVTIEYTSHCKNGVINKGENGRKCSNISIGDEVHFNISITSKGCPNKTNPEIIKIKPLGFTEEVEIILHFICECDCHSEAINNSQVCSNGNGTYECGACRCKDGRVGRECECSSNEVSTEDMDRTCRKDNGTDICSNNGECVCGTCECKPRENPEERYSGQFCECDNFNCDRSGNKLCGGHGRCECRKCICDPMWNGTACDCSLDESTCLASNKQICNGRGRCDCGICKCDDPKFQGPTCETCPTCPSVCAEHKECVECRAFGTGVKKETCQKECSDFTMHKVPTKDKIPQPTDKSYPVMHCKERDANDCWFYYTYAVTNSTEKVVYVLDEPDCPTGPDIIPIVAGVVAGIVLIGLALLLIWKLLMIIHDRREFAKFEKEKMNAKWDTQENPIYKSPINQFQNPNYGRKGAVL, translated from the exons aTGGATCTGAAGCTGATCTTCATTGCATTTATAGGACTCTTTTACTGCTGTAACTCTCAGAAAG AGGGGAACGAGTGCATCAACAAAAATGCCAAACACTGTGGAGAGTGCATCCAGACTGGAGCCAAATGTGGCTGGTGTACAGACCCG GACTTCCTGAAACAGGGCGAGACCGTGTCAAGCCGGTGTGACGAGCTGCAGTCTCTGATAAAACGGGGCTGCAACAAGACATTGATCGAGAACCCGCTGGGGAAACGGAAGATTCTCAAGAACAAGCCGGTGACCGATCGGAGCAAAGCCGGAGGGAACTTGAGACCAGAGGACATCACTCAGGTCCAGCCCCAAAAAGTCAGCCTCACCCTCCGATCTG GTGAGCCGCAGTCCTTTGAGCTGAAGTTTAAGCGTGCAGAAGATTACCCCATCGACCTGTACTACTTGATGGACCTGTCCTTCTCCATGAAGGACGATCTGGAGAACGTAAAGAACCTGGGGACCAGTCTGATGTATGAGATGTCGAAGATTACTTCTGACTTCAAGATAG GATTTGGCTCCTTTGTGGAGAAGACAGTCATGCCTTACATCAGCACCACTCCGGCCAAGCTGCTGAATCCATGCACAGGCGACCAGAACTGCACCAGCCCGTTCAGCTACAAGAACGTGCTGCCGCTGACTGACAAAGGCTCCACGTTCAACAGACTGGTGGGGGAGCAGCAGATCTCGGGGAACCTGGACTCCCCCGAGGGTGGCTTCGACGCCATCATGCAAGTGGCCGTGTGTGGG GAACAGATCGGCTGGAGGAACGTAACCCGCCTACTGGTGTTTTCCACTGACGCCGGATTCCACTTTGCCGGCGATGGCAAGCTGGGTGGCATTGTGCTGCCCAACGACGGGAAATGCCACTTAGAGAACAACGTCTACACCATGAGCCACTACTAT gACTACCCCTCAATCGCTCACCTGGTTCAGAAGCTGAGTGACAACAACATTCAGACTATTTTTGCCGTCACAGAAGAGTTCCAGCCCGTTTACCAG gaACTGAAAAATCTGATACCAAAGTCTGCAGTAGGCACGCTGTCTGCCAACTCCAGCAACGTCATCAACCTCATCATAGATGCTTACAAT gctCTTTCTTCTGAAGTGATTCTGGAGAACACCAAAGTTTCAAACAACGTGACAATCGAGTACACGTCTCACTGTAAGAACGGAGTAATCAATAAGGGCGAAAATGGAAGGAAGTGCTCCAATATCTCCATCGGAGATGAG GTCCATTTTAACATCAGCATCACCTCTAAAGGTTGTCCAAACAAAACCAATCCTGAGATTATCAAGATAAAGCCCCTGGGATTCACAGAGGAGGTGGAGATTATCCTCCACTTCATCTGCGAGTGCGACTGCCACAGCGAAGCCATCAACAACAGCCAGGTCTGCAGCAACGGGAACGGGACGTACGAGTGCGGAGCCTGCAG GTGCAAAGATGGTCGCGTGGGCCGGGAGTGCGAGTGCAGCAGCAACGAAGTGTCCACGGAGGACATGGACCGGACCTGCCGCAAGGACAACGGCACCGACATCTGCAGCAACAACGGGGAATGCGTGTGCGGCACCTGCGAGTGCAAGCCGAGGGAGAACCCGGAGGAGAGGTACAGCGGGCAGTTCTGCGAGTGTGACAACTTCAACTGCGACCGCTCTGGAAACAAGCTCTGTGGAG GACACGGGCGCTGCGAGTGCAGGAAGTGCATCTGTGACCCCATGTGGAACGGAACTGCCTGCGACTGTTCCCTGGACGAGAGCACGTGTTTGGCCAGCAACAAGCAGATCTGCAACGGCAGGGGACGCTGCGATTGCGGCATCTGCAAGTGCGACGACCCCAAATTCCAGGGCCCGACGTGCGAAACGTGTCCCACCTGTCCTTCAGTCTGCGCTGAACACAA AGAGTGCGTGGAGTGCCGTGCGTTTGGCACTGGGGTGAAGAAAGAAACGTGTCAGAAGGAATGCAGCGACTTCACCATGCATAAAGTGCCGACCAAAGACAAGATCCCCCAGCCCACCGACAAATCCTACCCCGTCATGCACTGCAAGGAGCGGGACGCCAACGACTGCTGGTTCTACTACACGTACGCCGTCACCAACAGCACGGAGAAGGTGGTCTACGTGTTGGATGAGCCGG ACTGCCCCACGGGCCCGGACATCATCCCGATCGTCGCGGGCGTGGTCGCCGGCATCGTCCTGATCGGCTTGGCGCTGCTGCTCATCTGGAAGCTGCTGATGATCATCCACGACAGGAGAGAGTTCGCCAAGTTCGAGAAGGAGAAGATGAACGCCAAGTGGGATACG CAAGAAAACCCAATTTACAAGAGTCCAATCAATCAGTTCCAGAACCCAAACTATGGACGTAAAGGCGCTGTCCTTTGA
- the itgb1 gene encoding integrin beta-1 isoform X2 — MDLKLIFIAFIGLFYCCNSQKEGNECINKNAKHCGECIQTGAKCGWCTDPDFLKQGETVSSRCDELQSLIKRGCNKTLIENPLGKRKILKNKPVTDRSKAGGNLRPEDITQVQPQKVSLTLRSGEPQSFELKFKRAEDYPIDLYYLMDLSFSMKDDLENVKNLGTSLMYEMSKITSDFKIGFGSFVEKTVMPYISTTPAKLLNPCTGDQNCTSPFSYKNVLPLTDKGSTFNRLVGEQQISGNLDSPEGGFDAIMQVAVCGEQIGWRNVTRLLVFSTDAGFHFAGDGKLGGIVLPNDGKCHLENNVYTMSHYYDYPSIAHLVQKLSDNNIQTIFAVTEEFQPVYQELKNLIPKSAVGTLSANSSNVINLIIDAYNALSSEVILENTKVSNNVTIEYTSHCKNGVINKGENGRKCSNISIGDEVHFNISITSKGCPNKTNPEIIKIKPLGFTEEVEIILHFICECDCHSEAINNSQVCSNGNGTYECGACRCKDGRVGRECECSSNEVSTEDMDRTCRKDNGTDICSNNGECVCGTCECKPRENPEERYSGQFCECDNFNCDRSGNKLCGGHGRCECRKCICDPMWNGTACDCSLDESTCLASNKQICNGRGRCDCGICKCDDPKFQGPTCETCPTCPSVCAEHKECVECRAFGTGVKKETCQKECSDFTMHKVPTKDKIPQPTDKSYPVMHCKERDANDCWFYYTYAVTNSTEKVVYVLDEPDCPTGPDIIPIVAGVVAGIVLIGLALLLIWKLLMIIHDRREFAKFEKEKMNAKWDTGENPIYKSAVTTVVNPRYEGK, encoded by the exons aTGGATCTGAAGCTGATCTTCATTGCATTTATAGGACTCTTTTACTGCTGTAACTCTCAGAAAG AGGGGAACGAGTGCATCAACAAAAATGCCAAACACTGTGGAGAGTGCATCCAGACTGGAGCCAAATGTGGCTGGTGTACAGACCCG GACTTCCTGAAACAGGGCGAGACCGTGTCAAGCCGGTGTGACGAGCTGCAGTCTCTGATAAAACGGGGCTGCAACAAGACATTGATCGAGAACCCGCTGGGGAAACGGAAGATTCTCAAGAACAAGCCGGTGACCGATCGGAGCAAAGCCGGAGGGAACTTGAGACCAGAGGACATCACTCAGGTCCAGCCCCAAAAAGTCAGCCTCACCCTCCGATCTG GTGAGCCGCAGTCCTTTGAGCTGAAGTTTAAGCGTGCAGAAGATTACCCCATCGACCTGTACTACTTGATGGACCTGTCCTTCTCCATGAAGGACGATCTGGAGAACGTAAAGAACCTGGGGACCAGTCTGATGTATGAGATGTCGAAGATTACTTCTGACTTCAAGATAG GATTTGGCTCCTTTGTGGAGAAGACAGTCATGCCTTACATCAGCACCACTCCGGCCAAGCTGCTGAATCCATGCACAGGCGACCAGAACTGCACCAGCCCGTTCAGCTACAAGAACGTGCTGCCGCTGACTGACAAAGGCTCCACGTTCAACAGACTGGTGGGGGAGCAGCAGATCTCGGGGAACCTGGACTCCCCCGAGGGTGGCTTCGACGCCATCATGCAAGTGGCCGTGTGTGGG GAACAGATCGGCTGGAGGAACGTAACCCGCCTACTGGTGTTTTCCACTGACGCCGGATTCCACTTTGCCGGCGATGGCAAGCTGGGTGGCATTGTGCTGCCCAACGACGGGAAATGCCACTTAGAGAACAACGTCTACACCATGAGCCACTACTAT gACTACCCCTCAATCGCTCACCTGGTTCAGAAGCTGAGTGACAACAACATTCAGACTATTTTTGCCGTCACAGAAGAGTTCCAGCCCGTTTACCAG gaACTGAAAAATCTGATACCAAAGTCTGCAGTAGGCACGCTGTCTGCCAACTCCAGCAACGTCATCAACCTCATCATAGATGCTTACAAT gctCTTTCTTCTGAAGTGATTCTGGAGAACACCAAAGTTTCAAACAACGTGACAATCGAGTACACGTCTCACTGTAAGAACGGAGTAATCAATAAGGGCGAAAATGGAAGGAAGTGCTCCAATATCTCCATCGGAGATGAG GTCCATTTTAACATCAGCATCACCTCTAAAGGTTGTCCAAACAAAACCAATCCTGAGATTATCAAGATAAAGCCCCTGGGATTCACAGAGGAGGTGGAGATTATCCTCCACTTCATCTGCGAGTGCGACTGCCACAGCGAAGCCATCAACAACAGCCAGGTCTGCAGCAACGGGAACGGGACGTACGAGTGCGGAGCCTGCAG GTGCAAAGATGGTCGCGTGGGCCGGGAGTGCGAGTGCAGCAGCAACGAAGTGTCCACGGAGGACATGGACCGGACCTGCCGCAAGGACAACGGCACCGACATCTGCAGCAACAACGGGGAATGCGTGTGCGGCACCTGCGAGTGCAAGCCGAGGGAGAACCCGGAGGAGAGGTACAGCGGGCAGTTCTGCGAGTGTGACAACTTCAACTGCGACCGCTCTGGAAACAAGCTCTGTGGAG GACACGGGCGCTGCGAGTGCAGGAAGTGCATCTGTGACCCCATGTGGAACGGAACTGCCTGCGACTGTTCCCTGGACGAGAGCACGTGTTTGGCCAGCAACAAGCAGATCTGCAACGGCAGGGGACGCTGCGATTGCGGCATCTGCAAGTGCGACGACCCCAAATTCCAGGGCCCGACGTGCGAAACGTGTCCCACCTGTCCTTCAGTCTGCGCTGAACACAA AGAGTGCGTGGAGTGCCGTGCGTTTGGCACTGGGGTGAAGAAAGAAACGTGTCAGAAGGAATGCAGCGACTTCACCATGCATAAAGTGCCGACCAAAGACAAGATCCCCCAGCCCACCGACAAATCCTACCCCGTCATGCACTGCAAGGAGCGGGACGCCAACGACTGCTGGTTCTACTACACGTACGCCGTCACCAACAGCACGGAGAAGGTGGTCTACGTGTTGGATGAGCCGG ACTGCCCCACGGGCCCGGACATCATCCCGATCGTCGCGGGCGTGGTCGCCGGCATCGTCCTGATCGGCTTGGCGCTGCTGCTCATCTGGAAGCTGCTGATGATCATCCACGACAGGAGAGAGTTCGCCAAGTTCGAGAAGGAGAAGATGAACGCCAAGTGGGATACG GGTGAAAATCCAATCTACAAAAGTGCTGTCACAACTGTGGTCAATCCGAGATACGAGGGCAAATGA